A genomic segment from Luteolibacter ambystomatis encodes:
- a CDS encoding aminotransferase class I/II-fold pyridoxal phosphate-dependent enzyme, protein MDYSTKIAHNVAGIPRSGIRDFFELVQGREGVISLGVGEPDFVTPWHIREAAIYSLEKGQTTYTSNLGLLSLRKAIARYVGEFFDVQYEASKEVLVTVGVSEAIDLALRALLNPGDEVIFHEPCYVSYSPSIVMAYGKAVSVETQKENGFSLKPEALAAAITPRTRVLMLNFPTNPTGSVATNEDLEGIAKLCIEHDLIVLTDEIYSELRYDGVKHVSIASLPGMKERTILLHGFSKAFAMTGFRLGYACAPQPIIEAMMKIHQYSMLCAPIMSQNAALEALENGTPAMQMMRDSYHQRRDFLVKRLNEIGLSCHTPGGAFYVFPDIRSTGLSSKDFATRLLEAENVAAVPGSAFGTSGEGFLRCCYATGIEDLRKAMDKMERFVGTL, encoded by the coding sequence ATGGACTATTCCACCAAAATCGCGCACAACGTCGCGGGCATCCCGCGATCGGGCATCCGCGACTTCTTCGAGCTCGTCCAAGGCCGCGAGGGCGTCATCTCCCTCGGCGTCGGCGAGCCGGACTTCGTCACCCCCTGGCACATCCGCGAGGCCGCCATCTACTCGCTGGAAAAGGGCCAGACGACCTACACGTCGAACCTCGGCCTGCTATCGCTCCGCAAGGCCATCGCCCGTTACGTCGGCGAGTTCTTCGACGTGCAGTATGAAGCCTCGAAGGAAGTACTCGTCACCGTCGGCGTGTCCGAGGCCATCGACCTCGCCCTGCGCGCGCTGCTCAATCCGGGCGATGAAGTGATCTTTCACGAGCCGTGTTACGTTTCCTACAGCCCCAGCATCGTCATGGCCTATGGCAAGGCGGTGTCCGTGGAGACGCAGAAGGAGAACGGCTTCTCGCTGAAGCCCGAGGCGCTCGCCGCTGCGATCACGCCGCGTACCCGCGTGCTGATGCTGAATTTCCCGACCAACCCCACCGGTTCGGTCGCCACCAACGAGGACCTCGAAGGCATCGCCAAGCTCTGCATCGAGCATGACCTGATCGTGCTGACCGATGAGATCTACAGCGAGCTGCGCTACGATGGCGTGAAGCACGTCTCCATCGCCTCGCTGCCCGGCATGAAGGAGCGCACGATTCTCCTGCACGGTTTCTCGAAGGCCTTCGCGATGACCGGCTTCCGCCTCGGCTATGCCTGCGCGCCGCAGCCGATCATCGAGGCGATGATGAAGATCCACCAGTACTCGATGCTCTGCGCTCCGATCATGAGCCAGAACGCCGCACTGGAAGCGCTGGAAAACGGCACGCCAGCCATGCAGATGATGCGGGACAGCTATCACCAGCGCCGCGATTTCCTGGTGAAGCGGCTCAATGAGATCGGCCTGTCCTGCCACACGCCGGGCGGTGCCTTCTACGTTTTCCCGGACATCCGCTCGACCGGTCTTTCCAGCAAGGATTTCGCCACCCGCCTCCTAGAGGCGGAAAACGTGGCCGCCGTCCCCGGCAGCGCCTTCGGCACCAGCGGCGAGGGCTTCCTCCGCTGCTGCTACGCCACCGGCATCGAGGACCTGCGCAAGGCCATGGACAAGATGGAGCGCTTCGTCGGCACCCTCTGA
- a CDS encoding Lrp/AsnC family transcriptional regulator, whose protein sequence is MSTDPLLQLLRNKARYSHEQLAELLSISPEQVNVRIAAWEKDGTILGYQAVVDPERADGDAVSAFIEVKVTPERGGGFDRLAMRIARFDQVTSCYLASGGYDLMVVVEGSDLREVARFVSEKLSTLDGVLSTATHFRLKTYKENGFLFDQEARAERLAVSP, encoded by the coding sequence ATGTCCACCGATCCGCTACTCCAGCTCCTCCGCAACAAGGCCCGCTACTCCCACGAGCAGCTCGCCGAACTGCTCTCCATTTCCCCGGAACAGGTCAATGTCCGCATTGCCGCCTGGGAAAAGGACGGCACCATCCTCGGCTACCAGGCCGTGGTCGATCCGGAGCGCGCGGACGGTGATGCCGTGTCCGCCTTCATCGAGGTGAAAGTCACGCCGGAACGCGGCGGTGGCTTCGACCGCCTCGCTATGCGCATCGCGCGCTTCGACCAGGTGACGAGTTGCTACCTCGCCAGCGGCGGCTACGACCTCATGGTCGTCGTCGAGGGCAGCGATCTCCGCGAGGTCGCCCGCTTCGTTTCCGAAAAGCTCAGCACCTTGGATGGCGTGCTGTCCACGGCCACACACTTCCGACTGAAGACGTACAAGGAAAACGGATTCCTCTTCGACCAGGAAGCCCGAGCCGAGCGCCTCGCCGTCTCTCCGTGA